A portion of the Halobacillus ihumii genome contains these proteins:
- a CDS encoding sensor histidine kinase, with translation MLRNQEIRLLLITLCVISLIAAGAAAVMLSVQAAIFVIITAVLLMSCSLFYTALRYKEIEKLSNYLRRISSGDYSLDIRDNHEGELSILKNDMYKVTLMLSEHSALLQRDKVTLTGAISDISHQLKTPLTSMMVMADLLSDPNLSESKREEFTQNIRVQLERIEWLVTSLLKLSKIDAGTATFKKEKVFVKDLINKAAEPVRIPMDIKQQQLTITGEDTVTFRGDFNWTAEAVLNILNNCVEHTGEGGTIHVTYSENTLFTELTIKDTGKGIPKEDLPYIFKRFYKGKNAEDDSVGIGLAMAYSIVTSQNGDIEVWSEQGEGTQFQIKFYNHVI, from the coding sequence ATGCTCCGTAATCAAGAGATTCGACTCCTGCTGATAACCCTTTGTGTAATTAGTCTAATAGCGGCCGGGGCGGCGGCAGTGATGCTATCAGTTCAAGCAGCAATTTTCGTCATTATAACGGCTGTTTTGCTTATGAGTTGCAGCTTGTTTTATACAGCTTTGCGTTATAAGGAAATTGAAAAACTGTCCAATTATTTAAGGCGGATCAGCAGCGGTGATTATTCGTTAGATATTCGTGATAACCATGAGGGTGAGTTAAGTATTTTAAAGAACGATATGTACAAGGTTACTTTAATGCTTTCGGAACACAGTGCTCTTCTGCAACGTGACAAAGTAACACTAACGGGTGCCATTTCAGATATTTCTCATCAGTTGAAAACACCGCTCACTTCTATGATGGTTATGGCTGACTTATTAAGTGATCCTAACTTGAGTGAATCAAAGCGAGAAGAATTTACTCAGAATATCCGTGTTCAGTTAGAAAGGATCGAATGGCTCGTTACTTCCTTATTAAAACTGTCGAAAATAGATGCTGGCACGGCAACCTTTAAAAAAGAAAAAGTTTTCGTTAAAGACTTAATCAACAAAGCGGCTGAGCCTGTCAGGATTCCTATGGATATTAAACAACAGCAATTAACCATTACCGGGGAGGATACAGTGACTTTCCGCGGGGATTTTAACTGGACGGCTGAAGCCGTTCTCAACATTTTAAACAACTGTGTTGAGCATACAGGAGAGGGCGGGACTATACACGTTACCTATTCTGAAAACACTCTTTTCACCGAACTTACGATTAAGGATACTGGGAAAGGAATTCCGAAAGAAGATCTTCCGTATATATTCAAGCGATTTTATAAAGGGAAAAATGCAGAAGATGATAGTGTTGGCATTGGATTAGCGATGGCCTATAGTATTGTCACTAGTCAGAACGGTGATATTGAGGTGTGGAGCGAACAAGGCGAAGGAACACAATTTCAAATTAAGTTTTATAACCATGTGATCTAA
- a CDS encoding response regulator transcription factor: protein MKILLVEDDKTIASGLDYSLQNDGYETILCHNYEAAEKVLNKDLEQIDLCLFDLSLPDGSGYDLCASVKKRSEKPVIFLTAFDDEVNVVMGLDMGADDYISKPFRIRELLSRIKSVLRRYNRHVQAQPRNTIEIENIAINTLEGKVYKEGEEVLVTALEYRLLLIFANHIGQVLTRSQLFERIWDVAGDFVNDNTLTVYIKRLREKLEDNPQKPTIIKTVRGRGYKIGD, encoded by the coding sequence ATGAAAATACTATTGGTTGAAGATGATAAAACCATCGCATCCGGATTAGACTATTCTTTGCAAAACGACGGCTATGAGACCATCCTTTGTCATAATTATGAAGCTGCAGAAAAGGTGCTCAATAAGGATTTGGAACAGATAGACTTATGCTTATTTGATCTCTCCCTGCCTGATGGGAGCGGCTATGATTTGTGTGCATCTGTTAAAAAGCGAAGTGAGAAACCGGTGATTTTTCTAACGGCATTTGATGATGAGGTCAACGTCGTCATGGGGCTTGATATGGGGGCGGATGATTATATTTCGAAACCATTCCGTATCCGTGAACTGTTATCAAGAATCAAGTCGGTACTGCGTCGTTATAACAGGCACGTGCAGGCACAGCCGCGAAATACGATCGAAATTGAAAACATCGCAATCAATACATTAGAAGGTAAGGTGTATAAAGAAGGGGAAGAAGTGTTGGTGACGGCTCTGGAGTATCGGCTGCTGCTCATTTTTGCTAATCATATTGGTCAAGTGTTAACGAGAAGTCAATTATTCGAACGAATTTGGGATGTAGCGGGTGACTTTGTGAACGACAATACTTTAACTGTCTATATAAAACGGTTGCGCGAGAAACTTGAAGACAACCCGCAGAAACCAACGATCATCAAGACAGTTCGTGGACGGGGGTATAAGATCGGTGACTAG
- a CDS encoding ABC transporter ATP-binding protein: MLHVQGLNAYYGESHILHGLSLEVEKGKVCAILGRNGMGKTTTVHSIMGMVEKREGVVEINGHNLISEQSHNISKFGVGIVPQGRRIFSNLTVKENLLTTHTRANNGWSLEKIYELFPRIKERQHSMGGNLSGGEQQMLAIGRALLTNPSLLLLDEPSEGLSPLMVREVSEIILRLKEEGLTMLLVEQNLSMAKKIADYIYILNKGEVVFKGAAELFDEEIQRKHLALSS; encoded by the coding sequence ATGCTTCACGTTCAAGGCCTGAATGCTTACTATGGAGAAAGTCATATCCTGCATGGACTTTCATTAGAGGTTGAAAAAGGGAAAGTTTGTGCGATTCTTGGCAGAAATGGAATGGGGAAAACGACGACTGTCCATTCTATTATGGGTATGGTCGAGAAAAGGGAAGGAGTGGTCGAAATTAATGGCCACAACTTAATTTCAGAACAAAGCCATAATATTTCCAAGTTTGGCGTTGGCATCGTCCCCCAGGGAAGAAGAATTTTTTCCAACCTCACGGTAAAAGAAAACTTACTCACCACACATACTCGTGCTAATAATGGCTGGTCATTGGAGAAAATCTATGAACTATTTCCGCGCATCAAAGAACGACAGCATTCGATGGGGGGGAACCTGAGTGGAGGAGAACAGCAAATGCTCGCGATCGGCAGGGCCCTTTTGACCAATCCAAGTTTACTGCTTCTGGATGAACCGTCAGAAGGGTTGTCCCCGTTAATGGTCAGGGAAGTCAGTGAAATCATTCTGCGGTTAAAAGAAGAAGGACTGACCATGCTTCTCGTTGAACAAAACCTATCGATGGCTAAGAAGATAGCTGATTATATTTATATATTAAATAAGGGCGAAGTTGTTTTTAAAGGGGCTGCAGAATTGTTTGATGAAGAGATTCAAAGGAAACACCTTGCGCTTAGTTCATAG
- a CDS encoding ABC transporter ATP-binding protein → MKILEVEAINKSFGGLEILKEVSFNVNQGERIGIIGPNGAGKTTFFNLLTGDLRPSMGMIYFNGSNITKEPNYKRSRRGIVRTFQKNNLLDELSILDNLLLVLQRKHGLKHTWFRIRKEKYYKSLYEEAEELLETWGLYVQRHGKVKNLSYGEQRQIEIMLGIATDPSILLLDEPTAGMSQSETDYIVQLLAELPKELTVMIIEHDLEVIFGLAERMIVLHDGHVLIDDTPEVVRANQQVNEIYIGSEEVV, encoded by the coding sequence TTCAACGTCAATCAAGGAGAAAGAATCGGCATAATCGGACCGAATGGAGCCGGTAAAACCACATTCTTCAATTTATTGACGGGCGACTTGAGACCATCAATGGGAATGATTTATTTTAATGGCAGCAATATTACAAAGGAACCAAACTATAAGCGGTCACGACGCGGCATTGTAAGAACGTTTCAAAAAAACAATTTACTTGATGAACTTTCGATTCTTGATAATCTATTACTCGTTTTGCAGCGGAAGCATGGATTAAAGCATACCTGGTTTCGAATACGGAAAGAGAAATACTACAAGTCTCTTTACGAGGAGGCAGAGGAACTGCTTGAGACGTGGGGGCTCTATGTGCAGCGCCATGGCAAGGTGAAGAATCTGTCATATGGGGAGCAAAGGCAAATTGAAATTATGCTCGGGATCGCCACAGATCCTTCTATATTGCTGCTGGATGAACCAACTGCTGGGATGTCGCAGTCAGAAACAGACTATATCGTGCAATTATTAGCAGAATTACCCAAAGAGTTAACGGTTATGATCATTGAACATGACTTAGAAGTGATCTTCGGTCTGGCTGAGCGGATGATTGTCCTGCACGATGGTCACGTACTGATTGATGATACACCAGAGGTTGTTCGTGCCAATCAACAGGTTAATGAAATTTATATTGGAAGCGAGGAGGTTGTTTAA